A single Defluviitalea saccharophila DNA region contains:
- a CDS encoding sugar ABC transporter ATP-binding protein: protein MDDVILSMRNIHKRFPGVYALKDAKLDLKVGEVHALLGENGAGKSTLMKILGGIYQADEGDIYINGKKVDITGVHSAHANGISIIHQELCLAPNMSVAENIFLGREDTKKGLRFVNFAEMNKKARNLMDSLGLRIEPTDIVGSLSVAQQQMIEIVKALSVGANILVMDEPTASLSKKEVEMLFETIEELKRKGISIIYISHRMEELFRITDRITVMRDGQYIGTKITKETTRDELITMMVGRELKDLYVKSDHEIGEVVLEVKDLNKKGVLNNINFSLRKGEILGIAGLVGAGRTELARVIFGIDKYDSGVIQIEGKEVKINSPLDAMNNGIGLVPEDRKKQGLVLIRSIGYNVTLPVLSRFIKGARVNKEIEEEIVQNFISKLSIKTPSMNQAAKNLSGGNQQKVVIAKWLATNPKVLILDEPTRGVDVGAKAEIYGIISMLAKQGVGIIMISSELPEIINMSDRVLVMHQGSIAGELKHDELNQERIMHYATGGMKNVG, encoded by the coding sequence ATGGACGATGTTATTTTAAGTATGCGAAATATTCATAAACGATTTCCAGGCGTATATGCTCTCAAGGATGCTAAATTAGATTTGAAAGTGGGAGAAGTCCATGCGTTGCTTGGAGAAAACGGAGCAGGGAAGTCGACTTTGATGAAAATTTTAGGGGGCATCTATCAAGCAGATGAAGGGGATATTTATATAAATGGGAAAAAAGTAGATATAACAGGAGTACACAGTGCTCATGCTAATGGAATCAGTATTATCCATCAAGAATTATGCTTAGCTCCAAATATGAGTGTTGCAGAAAATATCTTTTTAGGAAGAGAAGATACTAAAAAAGGGCTGCGATTTGTAAATTTTGCAGAGATGAATAAAAAAGCCCGAAATTTAATGGATTCCTTAGGACTTAGAATTGAACCTACAGATATCGTTGGTTCTTTAAGTGTAGCGCAGCAGCAAATGATTGAAATTGTAAAAGCATTATCTGTGGGAGCCAACATTCTTGTAATGGATGAGCCGACAGCATCCCTCTCTAAAAAAGAAGTAGAAATGCTGTTTGAAACGATTGAAGAATTAAAGAGAAAAGGAATTTCGATTATTTATATTTCTCATAGAATGGAAGAACTCTTTAGAATTACTGACAGAATTACTGTTATGAGGGATGGGCAGTATATCGGAACCAAGATAACGAAAGAAACCACGAGGGATGAACTCATTACAATGATGGTAGGTCGGGAGTTGAAGGATTTATATGTGAAATCAGACCATGAAATAGGAGAAGTTGTTCTTGAGGTCAAAGACCTTAATAAAAAAGGTGTTTTGAACAATATAAATTTCTCACTCCGTAAAGGAGAAATCTTAGGAATTGCCGGCCTTGTAGGAGCAGGAAGAACAGAATTAGCCAGGGTAATCTTTGGAATAGACAAATATGATTCTGGTGTAATTCAGATAGAAGGAAAAGAAGTAAAAATCAACTCTCCTCTGGATGCGATGAACAACGGAATAGGTTTGGTGCCGGAGGACAGAAAAAAACAAGGGTTAGTATTGATTAGAAGTATCGGATATAATGTTACTCTTCCAGTATTAAGCAGATTTATTAAAGGGGCACGGGTGAATAAAGAAATAGAAGAAGAAATAGTTCAGAACTTTATCTCAAAACTATCTATAAAAACCCCCTCTATGAATCAAGCTGCAAAAAATTTAAGCGGTGGCAATCAACAAAAGGTTGTTATAGCCAAATGGCTGGCGACTAATCCTAAAGTATTGATTTTAGATGAACCGACAAGAGGCGTTGATGTAGGCGCTAAAGCTGAGATTTATGGGATTATAAGTATGCTTGCAAAACAAGGGGTTGGCATTATTATGATTTCTTCTGAATTACCTGAAATTATTAACATGAGTGATAGAGTTTTGGTTATGCATCA
- a CDS encoding sugar ABC transporter substrate-binding protein: MKKRILAFLVTLTMAISLFAGCGANKQEPAESDSGSEVKNEETQIETEQRRFGATFMTLNNPFFVTLNEGLKQAIEANGDKLITLDPQLDLNKQIAGIEDLIAQGVDGIFLNPVDWKGIKPALEAANKAGVPVFVVDAPVFDDDLVVTTVASDNWEAGVLAAKHLTETLGITEGNVVILEHPTAKSAIERTDSFIETIKNYPGLKIVAQQSSDGQLEQAMPVMENIIQANPEITVVMALNDPTAMGAIAALEAAGKLDDVKAIYGVDGSEDGKKMVREGKMTATSAQYPSEIGKIAVDAAYKYLNGEQVEHEIKVPVKLLTKDNVDIDGNNGF; this comes from the coding sequence ATGAAAAAAAGAATATTAGCATTTTTAGTAACTCTCACAATGGCAATATCATTATTTGCAGGTTGTGGTGCCAATAAGCAAGAACCTGCTGAAAGTGATTCAGGATCAGAAGTGAAAAATGAAGAAACTCAAATAGAAACTGAACAAAGAAGATTCGGCGCGACATTTATGACCTTAAACAACCCATTCTTTGTAACTTTAAACGAAGGATTAAAACAAGCTATTGAAGCAAATGGAGATAAATTAATAACACTTGACCCACAATTAGACCTTAACAAACAAATCGCTGGTATAGAAGACTTAATTGCACAAGGCGTAGATGGAATCTTCTTGAATCCTGTTGACTGGAAGGGTATTAAACCAGCATTAGAAGCGGCAAACAAAGCAGGAGTACCGGTATTTGTAGTAGATGCTCCGGTATTTGATGATGACCTGGTAGTCACAACAGTAGCATCTGACAACTGGGAAGCTGGTGTATTAGCTGCTAAGCATTTAACAGAAACTTTAGGTATTACAGAAGGTAATGTAGTTATTTTAGAACATCCAACAGCAAAATCAGCTATTGAAAGAACAGACAGTTTTATTGAAACCATCAAAAACTATCCAGGACTTAAAATAGTAGCACAACAATCTTCTGACGGACAATTGGAACAAGCGATGCCTGTTATGGAAAACATTATTCAGGCAAACCCAGAAATTACAGTAGTTATGGCATTAAATGACCCGACAGCAATGGGAGCAATTGCAGCCTTAGAAGCAGCTGGAAAATTAGATGATGTAAAAGCAATTTACGGAGTAGATGGTTCAGAAGATGGAAAGAAAATGGTTAGAGAAGGAAAGATGACAGCTACATCAGCACAATATCCTTCAGAAATTGGTAAGATTGCCGTAGACGCTGCATACAAATACCTCAATGGAGAACAAGTAGAACACGAAATTAAAGTACCTGTAAAATTATTAACCAAAGACAACGTAGACATAGACGGAAATAACGGTTTCTAA
- a CDS encoding sugar ABC transporter substrate-binding protein, translated as MKKRILAILLVLTMAFSLFAGCGTNNQQATSSESEPASTEVKTSEAPKEENKQKRFGATFMTLNNPFFVTLNEGLKQAIEANGDKLITLDPQLDLNKQIAGIEDLIAQGVDGIFLNPVDWKGIKPALEAANKAGVPVFVVDAPVFDDDLVVTTVASDNWEAGVLAAKHLTETLGITEGNVVILEHPTAKSAIERTDSFIETIKKYPGLKIVAQQSSDGQLEQAMPVMENIIQANPEITVVMALNDPTAMGAIAALEAAGKLDDVKAIYGVDGSEDGKKMVREGKMTATSAQYPSEIGKIAVDAAYKYFNGEQVEHEIKVPVKLLTKENVDIDGNNGF; from the coding sequence ATGAAAAAAAGAATTTTGGCGATTCTGTTAGTACTTACCATGGCGTTTTCATTATTTGCAGGCTGTGGTACAAACAATCAACAAGCGACATCAAGTGAATCTGAGCCCGCATCTACCGAAGTAAAGACATCGGAAGCACCAAAAGAAGAAAACAAGCAAAAAAGATTCGGCGCGACATTTATGACCTTAAACAACCCATTCTTTGTAACTTTAAACGAAGGATTAAAACAAGCTATTGAAGCAAACGGAGATAAATTAATAACACTTGACCCACAATTAGACCTTAACAAACAAATCGCTGGTATAGAAGACTTAATTGCACAAGGCGTAGATGGAATCTTCTTGAATCCTGTTGACTGGAAGGGCATTAAACCAGCATTAGAAGCGGCAAACAAAGCAGGAGTACCGGTATTTGTAGTAGATGCTCCGGTATTTGATGATGACCTGGTAGTCACAACAGTAGCATCTGACAACTGGGAAGCTGGTGTATTAGCTGCTAAGCATTTAACAGAAACTTTAGGTATTACAGAAGGTAATGTAGTTATTTTAGAACATCCAACAGCAAAATCAGCTATTGAAAGAACAGACAGTTTTATTGAAACCATCAAGAAATATCCAGGACTTAAAATTGTAGCGCAGCAATCTTCTGACGGACAATTGGAACAAGCGATGCCTGTTATGGAAAACATTATTCAGGCAAACCCAGAAATTACAGTAGTTATGGCATTAAATGACCCGACAGCAATGGGAGCAATTGCAGCCTTAGAAGCAGCTGGAAAATTAGATGATGTAAAAGCAATTTACGGAGTAGATGGTTCAGAAGATGGAAAGAAAATGGTTAGAGAAGGAAAGATGACAGCTACATCAGCACAATATCCTTCAGAAATTGGTAAAATTGCCGTAGACGCTGCATACAAATACTTCAATGGAGAACAAGTAGAACACGAAATCAAAGTACCTGTAAAATTATTAACCAAAGAGAATGTAGATATAGACGGAAATAATGGTTTCTAA